A single genomic interval of Lucilia cuprina isolate Lc7/37 chromosome 2, ASM2204524v1, whole genome shotgun sequence harbors:
- the LOC124418508 gene encoding uncharacterized protein LOC124418508, with protein MLITLKVLINFLVFTFYIKNSNITTATSLFTSKHLKCYKCSSLLDDDCKNETNVMQRSEFEEECAVGAQGCVKQSVIRYDGKEATFRECYYGSISSFYTSFLCEGISRNRQYDEVQCFKCKGDFCNNNNRLMISKYLIICYTLIVMIIYSM; from the exons ATGCTAATCAcacttaaagttttaataaactttttagtatttactttttacataaaaaattcaa ACATAACAACGGCCACATCGTTATTTACATCCAAGCATTTAAAATGCTATAAATGCAGTAGTCTTTTAGATGATGATtgcaaaaatgaaacaaatgtcATGCAAAGATCCGAATTTGAAGAGGAATGTGCCGTGGGAGCCCAGGGTTGTGTTAAACAGTCTGTAATAAGAT ATGATGGAAAGGAAGCTACATTTCGTGAGTGTTATTATGGTAGTATTAGTTCTTTTTATACAAGTTTTCTATGCGAAGGCATTAGCCGAAATCGTCAATACGATGAGGTCCAGTGTTTTAAATGTAAAGGTGATttttgcaacaataacaacagattgatgatttcaaaatatttaataatttgttatacaTTAATTGTTATGATTATTTATTCTATGTGA
- the LOC111690430 gene encoding uncharacterized protein LOC111690430 — protein sequence MIKLLILLIAVAEVFTLECYICENFETARCLKPEQYQDKLLRECGRNETKCALLVEKTTDISLIRKCVTVNFKCDISKYNCETCETDACNSGNEVKKPIQNVVTANLVMSNIYRIGAIALVITVLIIWCVIKICQKKDDIDYEEDDDCDEYYENETNIDLDETSIEKC from the exons atgattaaattattaatacttttaattGCAGTTGCTGAAG tATTTACTCTAGAATGttatatttgtgaaaatttcgaAACAGCACGCTGCTTAAAACCTGAACAATATCAAGATAAGTTATTACGAGAATGTGGACGTAATGAAACGAAATGTGCGCTGCTGGTGGAGAAAA CTACCGATATTTCTCTTATAAGAAAGTGTGTAacagttaattttaaatgtgaTATATCAAAATACAATTGCGAAACATGCGAAACGGATGCTTGTAATTCCGGCAATGAAGTTAAGAAACCAATACAAAATGTCGTAACTGCGAACTTGgttatgtcaaatatttatcGAATAGGCGCCATTGCTCTGGTGATAACAGTACTAATTATTTGGtgtgttattaaaatatgtCAGAAAAAAGATGATATTGATTATGAGGAGGATGATGATTGTGATGAATACTATGAAAATGAG ACCAATATTGATTTGGATGAAACAAGCATTGAGAAATgctaa
- the LOC111690432 gene encoding uncharacterized protein LOC111690432 produces MLLNLKVLIFIIWSYTIFNYTNAVDFSDATALFTKNNLKCYQCSTLENDDCKNSTLIVKNASFVKECKPDATGCVKQFVERSDGRKATFYECYYGDISSLYTDFACEGIARTRQYDEAQCFKCKGNLCNNSNRLTLSIHGVMLLTFLAFLNCHFSIKSVM; encoded by the exons ATGCTACTCAACCTTAAAGTACTCATTTTCATTATTTGGTCATATACCATATTTAATTATACAA ATGCCGTAGATTTTTCAGATGCTACTGCTCTGTTTacgaaaaataacttaaaatgctATCAGTGTAGCACTCTAGAGAATGACGACTGTAAAAATAGCACATTGATCGTGAAGAATGCATCTTTTGTCAAAGAATGTAAACCGGATGCTACGGGTTGTGTTAAACAATTTGTAGAAAGAT CTGATGGACGTAAAGCCACTTTTTATGAGTGTTATTATGGTGATATTAGTTCCTTATACACAGATTTTGCCTGCGAAGGCATCGCTAGAACTCGTCAGTATGATGAGGCCCAGTGTTTTAAATGTAAAGGAAACTTGTGTAACAATAGTAATCGTTTGACACTTTCCATACATGGAGTGATGTTGTTAACATTTTTGGCGTTCCTAAATTGTCACTTTTCCATCAAGAGTGTAATgtag